GAGCCTTCATTTATTAAACTTGTAACCTTGAAATCGGCCCCAGTGTGAGCTATCAATAACTTTTAGTTGTCGAGGCAACGAAAACTTTGCAGCTCGAGAACCTTCATgctgacttttgtttcaaatacCTTTTTCATAAGTACTAGATACAATCTTAGAGGGGGATACATGTAACCGTGAATACTTATTGCCGCGGTGTAAATTTTACCTGACCGTACTGCTTTCCTATTGGCTAGGGAATTATTAAcaattttacaattattttccAGGCAGACCGTGACAACGATAGTGGGCATGGATCTGTCGAATATCGCTTGGATTTTGTCCTTTGGAGTGGTTGCAGCTCTAGCAATTTCTGGAAACGCACTAACCATCGTCATATTTGTGAAAAAACTAAAACGCAGGCGGCCCCAGTTTTCCCTCGTAAGTTTGGCTGTGGCAGACCTTATGGTTGGATCGATAACAGTTCCTCTTTTCATCGTCACATATTGGATCACGAATATTCAATACGTCTTTTTAAACGTCATCCTAGACTGGACTGACATGTTCACTGGCTTTGCCTCGATTTTCACTTTAACGGTGATCGCATTGGAGAGATTGTTAGCCATTGGCTGGCCTCTTCGTCACCGAGCACTAAGCTGCAAAGCTTACGTAGTTGCTATAGCAACACCATGGATCCTAGCCTTTACCGTAGCATGGATTACAACTATATTCAACTACGTGAGTGGCCAACGTATTCCTCCTCTAGTCCTTTTGTTTATATTCCTATTTGCACCCATTATTCTGACCTGTGCTACCTACCCTCTGCTGTGGATTAAAGCAATGTCTCGACGTCGAAAGACCCGTGCAATTCGAGATGCAAGAGATTTTAAGCTGGCAAAAACTGCAGCGTTGATAACGGGAGCATTTCTTGTTACCTGGCTTCCATTGCAGATATTTTTGTTGATCATTAACCTATGTACTTCATGTAGGGAATTATCCCCAGTGCTGGGCATGATCTTTAAACTTCTCCAATACGGAAACTCGGTGGTCAACATATTCATTTATTctcttagaaatgatgaatatAGGTCAGccctttttgaaatattacgttgttgtaaattttcttccCAACAACATCAGATTGGCTTGTCGTCGAGGGTGCCGGCTATTTCAGTGGATACCTTAGCAGATAATCAGGCAATAAATTCGGTTCATTATCTGCAAAAAACAAGTCTTTAAAAAGATTTTGAGGGGAGAAGAAAGAGACTACTTTATGGCTCAGAGGACAATTGTGGCATGCTTTTATTAGTAGTagattggactattgtaatagcCTTTTATATGGAATTCCGGAGTTTCAAACTAGGAAACTGCAACGTGTTATGAATGCAAGTGCAAGACTTACTTATCGCGCGCCCAAGTTCTGTAACGTAACACCTCTGCTCGCAGAATTATATCATAGTTACCAGGGCACGCCGGAATACATTATAAGATACTTTTGATAGCTTATTAAATTTTGCATGGTCATGAGCCTAAGTACCTTCAAGACCTAATTATAGCATTCAACAACCTTCGTTGGCTTAAGACGTAATGACAATGGTCCCTTGCTTGAAAGACCAATTgcaaacacaaagaaaacaatgggtAACAGAGCATTTCAAATAGCTGCTCCCCTTTTATGGAACAAGACTATTTAGTCATCTAGGAATGCAAGGGAAGCAAGGAAATTAGAATCTTTTAAGActataattaaaacatttttatataACGAACCATTTCAGTTATCttagtaattttcttttattcataAGGATTTTAAAAGTTCTTTCTACGGTTGTCATTATTCTATGTTAGATTCTATGTTAGAATCTATGTTAGATTCTATGTTagattcggctttcgtagaatatgaagaattctgcagatctcggtggatgttatccaccttggccttcggccttggtggataacaccctcctcgacctgcataATTCTTCAtgtcctactcagcctcattcaataattgctaaatatcgAATTAGGCAAATTGCGCATGAGGCAATTGAGTCAAGATGAATTGATGTAACGCAAACAACAATTTATTGTAAAATGAAT
The Montipora capricornis isolate CH-2021 chromosome 10, ASM3666992v2, whole genome shotgun sequence genome window above contains:
- the LOC138020092 gene encoding adenosine receptor A2a-like; its protein translation is MDLSNIAWILSFGVVAALAISGNALTIVIFVKKLKRRRPQFSLVSLAVADLMVGSITVPLFIVTYWITNIQYVFLNVILDWTDMFTGFASIFTLTVIALERLLAIGWPLRHRALSCKAYVVAIATPWILAFTVAWITTIFNYVSGQRIPPLVLLFIFLFAPIILTCATYPLLWIKAMSRRRKTRAIRDARDFKLAKTAALITGAFLVTWLPLQIFLLIINLCTSCRELSPVLGMIFKLLQYGNSVVNIFIYSLRNDEYRSALFEILRCCKFSSQQHQIGLSSRVPAISVDTLADNQAINSVHYLQKTSL